The bacterium genome includes the window CGTCACCATCCTCCCCCTTTACGGGGGATACGCTATTTGAACATCAATTCGCCCAGAACACCCGGAACGGACTCTCCATACGGAAGAATCTGATACCGGATTCCACTGCCGAACGATAAAACTTTATCATACTCCTGATCGATAATGACTTCGCTGAGGGGCGAAATCTCCTGAACGTTTTTATAGCCCTTCTGCTTCCCGTTTTTATCAAGATAGACAACCTGCAGATACCCGCCGTAAAAAACACCGAATTTCCCCTTTACCATACCGTCTTCGACATGCAGTTCCTCAGCAACAACGCCATGGGAGACGACCTTCACAACTCCCGAACAGAAGCAGGCGCCCCAGGTTACATCGAGCGCGGAGGACTCTCCGGGAGCCAGCCGTGTGAGCGGCCCCATGACCTCGAGCTCCATATTGGCCGTATCGGGCGAATATTCGGTCTGAAAATCACGGTTATTGGCGCGATATGTCCCGGCGCCGTTCGTCCATATCTCAACATTGCTCCCGTTGTCGGGATACTCGATACCTTTTTTGACCGGAAACATCATGACAAAGACGGCGTTGTTCTGCTCATCGTGCCATGCTACCCATCCCTCGCGGACTTTCAGGCCGATCTTGCCGACACGCTTGTCATACCGTGCCCGGAACATCCCTTTTTCCACGCCGAGCCACTGCGGATTGTCCTTGTCGCCAAAAATAACATGCCATCCATCCTTGTCGACCGGCGCATAGACGGTTACGGGCCTGTCCACGGGGACTGTGGCGAGATGCCAGATGCCCCATTTCACCGGACGCTGGACTACATTTTTCATGGTCATATGGAGGTCGAGCAGGGAACTTGTATTTTTAAAGGCATAGGTATTCGTGTACTGGAGCCCGGTTCTCCCCTCTCCCGTATCGGCGGGGCTTGTGACCGTTATGGATTTATCGTTCGCCGTGTATTCGTACGGTGAACCGTCCAGCACGTTGTCCGGCGGTCCCGGCCACTCGTCTTTTCCGCTCCAGCCCTGGGGCGCGGGCCAGACTTTCGCTCCGCCGGGATTGAAGAAGCTCTCGCCGAAGCCGTATCCCTCGGTTTTGTACAGCTCACCCTCGCGTTTGGGATCATGCCAGAGAATCTGGAATCCCCGTAGGTCGTAGCCCATAATTTTGCCGCCGAGTTCGGGAACGACATCGACCTGAGCAAATGTCGTCCGAAGCGTCGCCGATTTCCAGCCGTGGAATCCTTCCTGAGCGATAACGATCTGCTTTCCTCCCGCCGGAGCTTTCTGCTCGCTCTTCTTATCGCCGGAACAGGAATACATGAGCACTACGAGTATAAGAATGGCTAATGACA containing:
- a CDS encoding DUF4380 domain-containing protein — its product is MRSRKQLLSLAILILVVLMYSCSGDKKSEQKAPAGGKQIVIAQEGFHGWKSATLRTTFAQVDVVPELGGKIMGYDLRGFQILWHDPKREGELYKTEGYGFGESFFNPGGAKVWPAPQGWSGKDEWPGPPDNVLDGSPYEYTANDKSITVTSPADTGEGRTGLQYTNTYAFKNTSSLLDLHMTMKNVVQRPVKWGIWHLATVPVDRPVTVYAPVDKDGWHVIFGDKDNPQWLGVEKGMFRARYDKRVGKIGLKVREGWVAWHDEQNNAVFVMMFPVKKGIEYPDNGSNVEIWTNGAGTYRANNRDFQTEYSPDTANMELEVMGPLTRLAPGESSALDVTWGACFCSGVVKVVSHGVVAEELHVEDGMVKGKFGVFYGGYLQVVYLDKNGKQKGYKNVQEISPLSEVIIDQEYDKVLSFGSGIRYQILPYGESVPGVLGELMFK